A DNA window from Drosophila sechellia strain sech25 chromosome X, ASM438219v1, whole genome shotgun sequence contains the following coding sequences:
- the LOC6615840 gene encoding molybdenum cofactor synthesis protein cinnamon, with protein sequence MESITFGVLTISDTCWQEPAKDTSGPNLRQLITETFANAQVIGNIVPDEKDLIQQELRKWIDREELRVILTTGGTGFAPRDVTPEATRQLLEKECPQLSMYITLESIKQTQYAALSRGLCGIAGNTLILNLPGSEKAVKECFQTIRELLPHAVHLIGDDVSLVRKTHAEVQGSAQKGHICPHKTGTGTYSDRNSPFPMLAVQEVLSIIFNTVQKTANLDKILLEMSAPVNIPPFRASIKDGYAMKSTGFSGSKRVLGCIAAGDSPNTLPLAEDECYKINTGAPLPLEADCVVQVEDTKLLQLDKNGQESLVDIMVEPQAGLDVRPVGYDLSTNDRIFPALDPSPVVVKSLLASVGNRLVLSKPKVAIVSTGSELCSPRDQLTPGKIFDSNTTMLTELLVYFGFNCMHTCVLSDSFEKTKESLLELFEVVDFVICSGGVSMGDKDFVKSVLEDLQFTIHCGRVNIKPGKPMTFASRNNKYFFGLPGNPVSAFVTFHLFALPAIRFAAGWDRCKCSLSVLNVKLLNDFSLDSRPEFVRASVISKSGELYASVNGNQISSRLQSIVGADVLINLPARTSDRPLAKAGEIFPASVLRLDFISKYE encoded by the exons ATGGAATCGATTACCTTTGGAGTTTTGACTA TTAGCGACACATGTTGGCAGGAGCCGGCGAAGGATACAAGTGGTCCTAATTTGAGACAACTGATCACTGAAACCTTTGCTAATGCCCAGGTGATTGGAAACATAGTTCCGGACGAAAAGGATCTCATACAGCAAGAGCTACGTAAGTGGATCGATCGGGAGGAGTTGCGAGTGATTCTGACTACCGGAGGAACGGGATTTGCACCACGGGATGTGACCCCAGAGGCCACGAGGCAGCTGCTAGAAAAGGAATGCCCACAACTCTCTATGTATATTACACTGGAGTCCATCAAACAAACCCAATATGCGGCTCTTTCCCGCGGACTCTGTGGCATTGCAGGAAATACTCTCATCTTAAACCTTCCTGGTAGCGAAAAGGCCGTAAAAGAGTGTTTCCAGACCATTAGGGAACTTTTGCCCCATGCTGTTCACCTTATAGGTGACGATGTGTCCCTGGTGCGGAAAACACATGCGGAGGTTCAAGGATCCGCCCAAAAGGGCCACATTTGTCCCCACAAAACGGGAACTGGCACATATTCCGATCGAAATTCGCCCTTTCCAATGCTGGCCGTTCAAGAGGTGCTTTCAATTATCTTTAACACGGTACAGAAGACCGCCAATCTGGACAAGATTCTGTTGGAAATGAGTGCGCCGGTTAACATTCCGCCCTTTAGGGCTTCCATTAAGGATGGCTATGCCATGAAGTCCACTGGATTTTCTGGCAGTAAGCGTGTTTTAGGATGCATAGCCGCCGGAGATTCA CCTAATACTTTGCCGCTGGCAGAGGATGAGTGCTACAAAATTAACACAGGGGCACCACTACCCCTGGAGGCAGATTGCGTAGTGCAAGTGGAGGACACCAAGTTGCTGCAGTTAGATAAGAACGGCCAGGAAAGCCTTGTGGACATTATGGTGGAGCCACAAGCTGGATTAGATGTTAG GCCTGTGGGCTACGATCTAAGCACCAATGATCGAATTTTTCCTGCTCTAGATCCTTCTCCCGTGGTGGTCAAATCACTGCTGGCTTCCGTGGGCAATAGGTTGGTACTATCCAAGCCTAAGGTGGCTATAGTGTCCACTGGAAGTGAGCTTTGTTCACCGCGCGATCAGCTTACTCCGGGAAAGATCTTTGACTCAAATACCACCATGTTGACGGAGCTTCTGGTTTACTTTGGTTTTAACTGTATGCATACGTGTGTGCTAAGCGATAGCTTTGAAAAGACTAAGGAATCGCTATTGGAGCTCTTCGAGGTGGTGGACTTTGTCATTTGCAGCGGTGGTGTCTCAATGGGCGATAAGGATTTCGTAAAGTCCGTGTTGGAAGACCTTCAATTTACGATTCACTGCGGCCGAGTAAACATAAAGCCAGG CAAGCCCATGACCTTTGCAAGTCGGAATAATAAGTACTTCTTTGGTCTACCCGGAAACCCAGTGTCAGCATTCGTTACTTTTCATCTGTTCGCGCTGCCCGCGATACGCTTTGCTGCTGGCTGGGATCGTTGCAAGTGCTCCCTTTCTGTGCTTAACGTGAAG tTGCTAAATGACTTCAGCTTAGATAGCCGCCCGGAGTTCGTTCGGGCCTCCGTGATTTCGAAGTCTGGAGAGTTATACGCGAGCGTTAATGGAAATCAA ATTAGTAGTCGCTTGCAGAGCATTGTTGGTGCCGATGTTTTAATTAATCTTCCTGCACGTACTTCTGATCGACCATTGGCGAAAGCTGGTGAAATTTTCCCGGCCTCCGTGTTGCGCCTTGACTTTATCTCGAAGTACGAATAA
- the LOC6615839 gene encoding cytochrome c oxidase assembly factor 6 homolog, protein MSFPDKAERTKCWNNRDEYWKCLEEYAPKHSSTSGEKVPTPCQSLRKSFEQSCPGQWVKHFDRKRTYDQFKEKMAKGYDPLEDRTKAEKQAN, encoded by the coding sequence ATGAGTTTTCCAGACAAGGCGGAGCGCACAAAGTGCTGGAACAACCGGGACGAGTATTGGAAGTGTTTAGAGGAGTACGCCCCAAAGCACAGTTCTACCAGTGGGGAAAAGGTACCAACCCCCTGCCAGAGTCTTCGCAAATCATTTGAGCAATCCTGCCCTGGTCAATGGGTAAAGCATTTCGACCGCAAGCGTACTTATGACCAGTTTAAGGAAAAAATGGCCAAGGGTTATGATCCCTTGGAGGACCGTACGAAGGCCGAAAAGCAAGCCAATTGA
- the LOC6615841 gene encoding estradiol 17-beta-dehydrogenase 2 isoform X1, whose amino-acid sequence MEAMTMLVLGFQLLALFSIAGALLIYLICKVREDSASANAHSHPNRVVLITSADTALGLQLCTHLANKGYRVFAGMKEAQDSLPAKLLCGWMKIREYSEEPIAGTIIPMRLDVTREDVLREATVIIGANLNANERGIAAVINTSGSVFRGQVESQNVQQWEHMLRTNILGTLRVAKAFVCFLRPTRGRLLYLGGVSGGGNARNGGDGLVAFNASRVAVDKCAEELRKELHPYGVSVVALDTCGMTAESLYKAPVAQTMSLVVGAPTQYTADVLSPDALHVIERALWDYVPQQRYALQSHNKYQFALPCRSSLRLQMPVASTVGENASQSV is encoded by the exons ATGGAGGCAATGACCATGCTGGTGTTGGGCTTCCAGTTGCTGGCGCTTTTTTCGATCGCCGGCGCGCTGCTTATTTACCTGATTTGTAAAGTGCGCGAGGATAGTGCATCTGCCAATGCGCATAGTCATCCCAATCGGGTGGTCCTGATAACCAGTGCGGATACCGCATTGGGTCTTCAATTGTGCACCCATTTGGCTAACAAAGGTTACCGGGTTTTTGCTGGAATGAAGGAGGCCCAAGATTCGCTGCCCGCAAAACTTCTATGCGGTTGGATGAAGATCCGAGAGTACAGTGAGGAACCCATTGCAGGCACAATTATTCCGATGAGATTGGATGTCACCCGAGAGGATGTGCTTCGCGAGGCCACCGTTATTATAGGCGCCAATCTAAATGCAAATGAACGCGGGATTGCGGCCGTAATTAATACTAGTGGCAGTGTTTTCCGAGGCCAGGTTGAATCGCAGAATGTCCAGCAGTGGGAGCACATGCTCAGAACCAACATCCTGGGCACCTTACGTGTGGCCAAGGCCTTTGTGTGCTTTCTCCGTCCGACACGTGGAAGACTCCTTTACTTGGGAGGAGTAAGTGGAGGTGGAAATGCTCGAAACGGAGGTGATGGACTGGTTGCCTTTAACGCCTCACGTGTTGCCGTAGACAAGTGTGCCGAAGAGCTGCGTAAGGAGCTGCATCCCTATGGGGTCAGCGTGGTCGCTTTGGATACCTGCGGCATGACGGCAGAGTCATTGTACAAGGCACCAGTGGCACAAA CCATGTCGTTGGTCGTTGGGGCCCCTACGCAGTATACAGCGGACGTGCTCAGTCCGGACGCTCTTCATGTGATCGAGCGGGCGTTGTGGGACTATGTTCCGCAGCAGCGCTATGCGCTCCAAAGTCATAACAAATACCAATTTGCGTTGCCATGTCGCTCCTCGCTGCGACTTCAGATGCCGGTGGCTTCAACAGTCGGAGAAAACGCCAGTCAGTCGGTTTAA
- the LOC6615842 gene encoding glycine-rich protein DOT1 — FQAFVCFLFIGAASVMANPKPGGGSGWSSGGGGGSWSSGGGGGGGHGGGGDVQIIKVITESGSSGGGGGGGGWSSGGGGGGGGWSSGGGGGGGGWSSGAGGGGWSSGGGGGSGSGSDVKLIKIISLGGGGGGHGGGGGGWSSGGGGGGWSSGGGGGHGSSGGGGTKVIKIIKLSSGGHGGAGSGGGHGGGGGGGWQPAGGWA; from the coding sequence TTTCAGGCCTTTGTGTGTTTTCTGTTCATTGGAGCGGCCAGTGTGATGGCTAACCCTAAGCCCGGCGGAGGAAGTGGCTGGTCCtctggaggaggtggaggcAGTTGGTCATCGggaggtggtggcggtggtggccATGGCGGCGGAGGAGACGTACAAATTATTAAAGTTATCACCGAGAGTGGGTCTTCTGGAGGCGGTGGGGGAGGAGGTGGATGGTCCTCTggtggcggcggaggaggaggtggatgGTCTTCTGGAGGCGGCGGGGGAGGAGGTGGGTGGTCTTCTGGAGCTGGCGGGGGTGGCTGGTCCTCAGGGGGAGGCGGCGgaagcggcagcggcagcgatGTTAAACTCATCAAAATCATTAGTCTCGGAGGTGGTGGAGGAGGacatggtggtggtggaggaggCTGGTCttcaggaggaggaggtggcggTTGGTCATCAGGTGGAGGTGGTGGCCACGGAAGTAGCGGAGGTGGCGGCACCAAGGTCATCAAAATCATCAAACTGAGTTCTGGAGGCCATGGAGGTgccggcagcggtggcggccacggaggcggcggtggtggcggtTGGCAGCCCGCTGGAGGTTGGGCATAA
- the LOC6615841 gene encoding estradiol 17-beta-dehydrogenase 2 isoform X2 — translation MEAMTMLVLGFQLLALFSIAGALLIYLICKVREDSASANAHSHPNRVVLITSADTALGLQLCTHLANKGYRVFAGMKEAQDSLPAKLLCGWMKIREYSEEPIAGTIIPMRLDVTREDVLREATVIIGANLNANERGIAAVINTSGSVFRGQVESQNVQQWEHMLRTNILGTLRVAKAFVCFLRPTRGRLLYLGGVSGGGNARNGGDGLVAFNASRVAVDKCAEELRKELHPYGVSVVALDTCGMTAESLYKAPVAQSNPCRWSLGPLRSIQRTCSVRTLFM, via the exons ATGGAGGCAATGACCATGCTGGTGTTGGGCTTCCAGTTGCTGGCGCTTTTTTCGATCGCCGGCGCGCTGCTTATTTACCTGATTTGTAAAGTGCGCGAGGATAGTGCATCTGCCAATGCGCATAGTCATCCCAATCGGGTGGTCCTGATAACCAGTGCGGATACCGCATTGGGTCTTCAATTGTGCACCCATTTGGCTAACAAAGGTTACCGGGTTTTTGCTGGAATGAAGGAGGCCCAAGATTCGCTGCCCGCAAAACTTCTATGCGGTTGGATGAAGATCCGAGAGTACAGTGAGGAACCCATTGCAGGCACAATTATTCCGATGAGATTGGATGTCACCCGAGAGGATGTGCTTCGCGAGGCCACCGTTATTATAGGCGCCAATCTAAATGCAAATGAACGCGGGATTGCGGCCGTAATTAATACTAGTGGCAGTGTTTTCCGAGGCCAGGTTGAATCGCAGAATGTCCAGCAGTGGGAGCACATGCTCAGAACCAACATCCTGGGCACCTTACGTGTGGCCAAGGCCTTTGTGTGCTTTCTCCGTCCGACACGTGGAAGACTCCTTTACTTGGGAGGAGTAAGTGGAGGTGGAAATGCTCGAAACGGAGGTGATGGACTGGTTGCCTTTAACGCCTCACGTGTTGCCGTAGACAAGTGTGCCGAAGAGCTGCGTAAGGAGCTGCATCCCTATGGGGTCAGCGTGGTCGCTTTGGATACCTGCGGCATGACGGCAGAGTCATTGTACAAGGCACCAGTGGCACAAAGTAAT CCATGTCGTTGGTCGTTGGGGCCCCTACGCAGTATACAGCGGACGTGCTCAGTCCGGACGCTCTTCATGTGA